Proteins encoded together in one Acidimicrobiia bacterium window:
- a CDS encoding 50S ribosomal protein L25 → MPDITLAAVPRSDLGSRPAGRLRREGFVPAVVYGLGNDTVTVTVPSRDLGRILSGESGANTLINLELGGDSMLTLVRQIQRHPTRDELVHVDFIRIRRDVAVAADVPLHLLGEPAGVRDGGLLEQLVFSVTVEAMPGNIPVVFELDVSELVIGDQRRASDLSLPADVTTQLDPETVVAQVAAPRVVVEEEVEEEPVEGEEGEAVEGAAAEAPSGAPSEGGDGGE, encoded by the coding sequence ATGCCCGACATCACCCTCGCTGCAGTTCCGCGGTCTGACCTCGGCTCCCGCCCTGCCGGGCGGCTGCGCCGCGAGGGCTTTGTGCCGGCCGTCGTGTACGGCCTCGGCAACGACACCGTCACCGTCACCGTGCCGTCGCGCGACCTTGGCCGCATCCTCTCGGGGGAGAGTGGCGCCAACACGTTGATCAACCTCGAGCTGGGTGGCGACTCCATGCTCACTCTCGTCCGGCAGATCCAGCGCCACCCCACGCGGGATGAGCTGGTCCACGTCGACTTCATCCGTATCCGCCGCGACGTCGCGGTGGCCGCCGATGTGCCGCTGCACCTCCTGGGCGAGCCCGCGGGCGTGCGCGACGGCGGACTGCTCGAGCAACTCGTGTTCAGCGTCACCGTGGAAGCCATGCCGGGGAACATTCCGGTGGTGTTCGAGCTCGACGTGTCGGAGCTCGTGATCGGTGACCAGCGCCGTGCGTCCGACCTCTCACTCCCGGCCGACGTCACGACCCAACTCGATCCCGAGACCGTCGTCGCACAGGTCGCGGCACCGCGCGTCGTGGTCGAGGAAGAGGTCGAGGAGGAGCCGGTCGAGGGCGAAGAGGGCGAGGCCGTCGAAGGCGCCGCTGCCGAGGCGCCGAGTGGGGCGCCGTCCGAGGGCGGCGACGGCGGCGAGTAG
- the pth gene encoding aminoacyl-tRNA hydrolase — protein sequence MRLRRPGRAPRSGTRADLLVVGLGNPGDEYAHTRHNVGADTVELLAKRQGASLRKSKERARTVEVTIGGKRVALAVPLTFMNDSGLAVAALARRFGVEPTQIVIVHDELDLPTAVLRVKSGGGLAGHNGLRSISSHLHSDDYQRVRIGVDKPQSKERGVDHVLRRFSKRERGEIAVTIEQAADAVECIATDGVDVAMNRFN from the coding sequence GTGAGACTGCGGCGGCCCGGTCGCGCGCCGCGCTCGGGCACGCGCGCCGACCTGCTCGTCGTGGGGCTCGGCAATCCGGGCGACGAGTACGCACACACGCGGCACAACGTCGGCGCGGACACGGTCGAGCTGCTCGCCAAGCGTCAGGGCGCGTCGCTGCGCAAGAGCAAAGAGCGGGCGCGGACAGTCGAGGTCACGATCGGCGGCAAGCGCGTCGCGCTCGCGGTGCCGCTCACGTTCATGAACGACTCCGGCCTCGCGGTCGCCGCGTTGGCGCGCCGGTTCGGCGTGGAGCCCACCCAGATCGTGATCGTGCACGACGAGCTCGACCTTCCCACTGCCGTGCTGCGGGTGAAGTCGGGTGGCGGGCTCGCGGGCCACAACGGCCTCCGTTCGATCTCGTCGCACCTGCACTCCGACGACTATCAGCGCGTGCGCATCGGCGTCGACAAGCCGCAGTCGAAGGAGCGTGGGGTCGATCATGTACTGCGCCGGTTCTCGAAGCGGGAGCGCGGCGAGATCGCCGTGACGATCGAACAGGCTGCGGATGCGGTCGAGTGCATCGCGACCGACGGCGTCGATGTCGCGATGAACCGCTTCAACTGA